One genomic region from Magallana gigas chromosome 3, xbMagGiga1.1, whole genome shotgun sequence encodes:
- the LOC105334457 gene encoding NAD kinase isoform X5, with product MSSLANGGRRKSNSESSSMDVEDEQIINKMVSFNISDNLTDESDGGSFVNGVKRRTANPRITRTSQDVEKGRMYKGYRRTKSLYGVMPNCKFGPCGSILDDSATSLTIPDPGSQKLNWHKPPLTVLVIKKMHDENALSAFTQLVKWLIQEKNMAVYVEKAVFDDAMCSENPVCRGLQKQIKTFEEEKDELTNKIDFVICLGGDGTLLYASSLFQASMPPVMAFNMGSLGFLTPFSFQDFKGQVTQVLEGNAGLLLRYRLKCVICRKDSQMSKIPHVKQIQRSHSTVQSKTHMLVFNEVVVDRGQSPYLCNIDLYVEGKLVTTVQGDGLIISTPTGSTAYAVAAGASMVHPNVPAIVITPICPHSLSFRPVVVPAGVEIKIMVSPEARNSAWVSLDGRNRQEIFEGDSVRITTAQYPVPSVCAKDQMDDWFESLAECLHWNVRKPQKPMPTLIDSPSTNSLTGNSDSSS from the exons ATGAGCAGTCTCGCAAACGGTGGAAGGAGGAAAAGTAACTCGGAGTCAAGCTCAATGGATGTCGAGGACGagcaaattattaataaaatggttAGTTTTAATATAAGCGACAATTTAACAGACGAATCTGACGGTGGAAGTTTTGTTAATGGGGTGAAAAGGAGGACGGCGAATCCAAGAATAACAAGGACAAG CCAAGATGTGGAAAAAGGGAG aATGTACAAAGGGTATcg ACGTACAAAGTCCTTGTATGGTGTAATGCCAAACTGCAAGTTTGGACCATGTGGTTCTATTTTGGATGATTCAGCAACCTCTCT GACCATTCCAGACCCTGGGAGTCAGAAGCTGAACTGGCACAAGCCCCCGCTGACCGTGCTCGTCATCAAGAAGATGCATGACGAGAATGCACTGTCTGCATTCACACAACTTGTCAAGTGGCTTATTCAG gagAAAAACATGGCTGTATATGTGGAAAAGGCTGTGTTTGATGATGCAATGTGCTCAGAAAACCCAGTGTGCCGGGGACTCCAAAAGcaaatcaaaacatttgaagaag AGAAGGATGAGTTGACCAACAAAATAGACTTTGTGATTTGTTTGGGAGGAGATGGTACACTACTGTATGCATCATCTCTATTCCAG GCCAGCATGCCTCCAGTTATGGCTTTCAACATGGGATCTTTGGGATTTCTGACACCATTCAGCTTCCAGGATTTCAAAGGACAAGTAACCCAAGTTCTTGAAG GTAATGCTGGATTACTTTTAAGATACAGACTAAAGTGTGTGATATGCAGGAAGGATTCACAAATGTCCAAAATACCACATGTAAAGCAAATTCAGAGATCTCACAGTACCGTTCAGTCCAAAACCCACATGCTT GTGTTCAATGAGGTGGTTGTGGACCGAGGACAGTCACCTTACCTGTGTAATATTGACCTATATGTGGAGGGCAAGCTTGTCACTACAGTACAAGGGGATG GTCTCATCATCTCTACCCCGACAGGAAGCACAGCCTACGCAGTGGCAGCTGGGGCCTCCATGGTCCACCCTAACGTCCCGGCTATTGTCATCACCCCAATCTGTCCCCACTCTCTCTCATTCCGACCAGTGGTTGTGCCAGCAGGAGTGGAAATCAAG ATTATGGTTTCTCCTGAGGCAAGGAATTCTGCTTGGGTGTCACTTGATGGGAGAAATAGACAGGAAATCTTTGAAGGAGACAG TGTTCGAATAACCACAGCTCAGTACCCTGTTCCATCTGTCTGTGCCAAGGATCAGATGGATGATTGGTTCGAGTCACTGGCAGAATGCTTGCACTGGAATGTTCGAAAACCTCAGAAACCAATGCCTACTCTTATAGACTCTCCAAGTACCAACAGTTTAACTGGGAACAGTGATAGCAGTAGCTAG
- the LOC105334457 gene encoding NAD kinase isoform X6 — protein sequence MSSLANGGRRKSNSESSSMDVEDEQIINKMVSFNISDNLTDESDGGSFVNGVKRRTANPRITRTSQDVEKGRRTKSLYGVMPNCKFGPCGSILDDSATSLTIPDPGSQKLNWHKPPLTVLVIKKMHDENALSAFTQLVKWLIQEKNMAVYVEKAVFDDAMCSENPVCRGLQKQIKTFEEEKDELTNKIDFVICLGGDGTLLYASSLFQASMPPVMAFNMGSLGFLTPFSFQDFKGQVTQVLEGNAGLLLRYRLKCVICRKDSQMSKIPHVKQIQRSHSTVQSKTHMLVFNEVVVDRGQSPYLCNIDLYVEGKLVTTVQGDGLIISTPTGSTAYAVAAGASMVHPNVPAIVITPICPHSLSFRPVVVPAGVEIKIMVSPEARNSAWVSLDGRNRQEIFEGDSVRITTAQYPVPSVCAKDQMDDWFESLAECLHWNVRKPQKPMPTLIDSPSTNSLTGNSDSSS from the exons ATGAGCAGTCTCGCAAACGGTGGAAGGAGGAAAAGTAACTCGGAGTCAAGCTCAATGGATGTCGAGGACGagcaaattattaataaaatggttAGTTTTAATATAAGCGACAATTTAACAGACGAATCTGACGGTGGAAGTTTTGTTAATGGGGTGAAAAGGAGGACGGCGAATCCAAGAATAACAAGGACAAG CCAAGATGTGGAAAAAGGGAG ACGTACAAAGTCCTTGTATGGTGTAATGCCAAACTGCAAGTTTGGACCATGTGGTTCTATTTTGGATGATTCAGCAACCTCTCT GACCATTCCAGACCCTGGGAGTCAGAAGCTGAACTGGCACAAGCCCCCGCTGACCGTGCTCGTCATCAAGAAGATGCATGACGAGAATGCACTGTCTGCATTCACACAACTTGTCAAGTGGCTTATTCAG gagAAAAACATGGCTGTATATGTGGAAAAGGCTGTGTTTGATGATGCAATGTGCTCAGAAAACCCAGTGTGCCGGGGACTCCAAAAGcaaatcaaaacatttgaagaag AGAAGGATGAGTTGACCAACAAAATAGACTTTGTGATTTGTTTGGGAGGAGATGGTACACTACTGTATGCATCATCTCTATTCCAG GCCAGCATGCCTCCAGTTATGGCTTTCAACATGGGATCTTTGGGATTTCTGACACCATTCAGCTTCCAGGATTTCAAAGGACAAGTAACCCAAGTTCTTGAAG GTAATGCTGGATTACTTTTAAGATACAGACTAAAGTGTGTGATATGCAGGAAGGATTCACAAATGTCCAAAATACCACATGTAAAGCAAATTCAGAGATCTCACAGTACCGTTCAGTCCAAAACCCACATGCTT GTGTTCAATGAGGTGGTTGTGGACCGAGGACAGTCACCTTACCTGTGTAATATTGACCTATATGTGGAGGGCAAGCTTGTCACTACAGTACAAGGGGATG GTCTCATCATCTCTACCCCGACAGGAAGCACAGCCTACGCAGTGGCAGCTGGGGCCTCCATGGTCCACCCTAACGTCCCGGCTATTGTCATCACCCCAATCTGTCCCCACTCTCTCTCATTCCGACCAGTGGTTGTGCCAGCAGGAGTGGAAATCAAG ATTATGGTTTCTCCTGAGGCAAGGAATTCTGCTTGGGTGTCACTTGATGGGAGAAATAGACAGGAAATCTTTGAAGGAGACAG TGTTCGAATAACCACAGCTCAGTACCCTGTTCCATCTGTCTGTGCCAAGGATCAGATGGATGATTGGTTCGAGTCACTGGCAGAATGCTTGCACTGGAATGTTCGAAAACCTCAGAAACCAATGCCTACTCTTATAGACTCTCCAAGTACCAACAGTTTAACTGGGAACAGTGATAGCAGTAGCTAG
- the LOC105334457 gene encoding NAD kinase isoform X7: MSSLANGGRRKSNSESSSMDVEDEQIINKMVSFNISDNLTDESDGGSFVNGVKRRTANPRITRTRMYKGYRRTKSLYGVMPNCKFGPCGSILDDSATSLTIPDPGSQKLNWHKPPLTVLVIKKMHDENALSAFTQLVKWLIQEKNMAVYVEKAVFDDAMCSENPVCRGLQKQIKTFEEEKDELTNKIDFVICLGGDGTLLYASSLFQASMPPVMAFNMGSLGFLTPFSFQDFKGQVTQVLEGNAGLLLRYRLKCVICRKDSQMSKIPHVKQIQRSHSTVQSKTHMLVFNEVVVDRGQSPYLCNIDLYVEGKLVTTVQGDGLIISTPTGSTAYAVAAGASMVHPNVPAIVITPICPHSLSFRPVVVPAGVEIKIMVSPEARNSAWVSLDGRNRQEIFEGDSVRITTAQYPVPSVCAKDQMDDWFESLAECLHWNVRKPQKPMPTLIDSPSTNSLTGNSDSSS, from the exons ATGAGCAGTCTCGCAAACGGTGGAAGGAGGAAAAGTAACTCGGAGTCAAGCTCAATGGATGTCGAGGACGagcaaattattaataaaatggttAGTTTTAATATAAGCGACAATTTAACAGACGAATCTGACGGTGGAAGTTTTGTTAATGGGGTGAAAAGGAGGACGGCGAATCCAAGAATAACAAGGACAAG aATGTACAAAGGGTATcg ACGTACAAAGTCCTTGTATGGTGTAATGCCAAACTGCAAGTTTGGACCATGTGGTTCTATTTTGGATGATTCAGCAACCTCTCT GACCATTCCAGACCCTGGGAGTCAGAAGCTGAACTGGCACAAGCCCCCGCTGACCGTGCTCGTCATCAAGAAGATGCATGACGAGAATGCACTGTCTGCATTCACACAACTTGTCAAGTGGCTTATTCAG gagAAAAACATGGCTGTATATGTGGAAAAGGCTGTGTTTGATGATGCAATGTGCTCAGAAAACCCAGTGTGCCGGGGACTCCAAAAGcaaatcaaaacatttgaagaag AGAAGGATGAGTTGACCAACAAAATAGACTTTGTGATTTGTTTGGGAGGAGATGGTACACTACTGTATGCATCATCTCTATTCCAG GCCAGCATGCCTCCAGTTATGGCTTTCAACATGGGATCTTTGGGATTTCTGACACCATTCAGCTTCCAGGATTTCAAAGGACAAGTAACCCAAGTTCTTGAAG GTAATGCTGGATTACTTTTAAGATACAGACTAAAGTGTGTGATATGCAGGAAGGATTCACAAATGTCCAAAATACCACATGTAAAGCAAATTCAGAGATCTCACAGTACCGTTCAGTCCAAAACCCACATGCTT GTGTTCAATGAGGTGGTTGTGGACCGAGGACAGTCACCTTACCTGTGTAATATTGACCTATATGTGGAGGGCAAGCTTGTCACTACAGTACAAGGGGATG GTCTCATCATCTCTACCCCGACAGGAAGCACAGCCTACGCAGTGGCAGCTGGGGCCTCCATGGTCCACCCTAACGTCCCGGCTATTGTCATCACCCCAATCTGTCCCCACTCTCTCTCATTCCGACCAGTGGTTGTGCCAGCAGGAGTGGAAATCAAG ATTATGGTTTCTCCTGAGGCAAGGAATTCTGCTTGGGTGTCACTTGATGGGAGAAATAGACAGGAAATCTTTGAAGGAGACAG TGTTCGAATAACCACAGCTCAGTACCCTGTTCCATCTGTCTGTGCCAAGGATCAGATGGATGATTGGTTCGAGTCACTGGCAGAATGCTTGCACTGGAATGTTCGAAAACCTCAGAAACCAATGCCTACTCTTATAGACTCTCCAAGTACCAACAGTTTAACTGGGAACAGTGATAGCAGTAGCTAG
- the LOC105334457 gene encoding NAD kinase isoform X8 → MSSLANGGRRKSNSESSSMDVEDEQIINKMVSFNISDNLTDESDGGSFVNGVKRRTANPRITRTRRTKSLYGVMPNCKFGPCGSILDDSATSLTIPDPGSQKLNWHKPPLTVLVIKKMHDENALSAFTQLVKWLIQEKNMAVYVEKAVFDDAMCSENPVCRGLQKQIKTFEEEKDELTNKIDFVICLGGDGTLLYASSLFQASMPPVMAFNMGSLGFLTPFSFQDFKGQVTQVLEGNAGLLLRYRLKCVICRKDSQMSKIPHVKQIQRSHSTVQSKTHMLVFNEVVVDRGQSPYLCNIDLYVEGKLVTTVQGDGLIISTPTGSTAYAVAAGASMVHPNVPAIVITPICPHSLSFRPVVVPAGVEIKIMVSPEARNSAWVSLDGRNRQEIFEGDSVRITTAQYPVPSVCAKDQMDDWFESLAECLHWNVRKPQKPMPTLIDSPSTNSLTGNSDSSS, encoded by the exons ATGAGCAGTCTCGCAAACGGTGGAAGGAGGAAAAGTAACTCGGAGTCAAGCTCAATGGATGTCGAGGACGagcaaattattaataaaatggttAGTTTTAATATAAGCGACAATTTAACAGACGAATCTGACGGTGGAAGTTTTGTTAATGGGGTGAAAAGGAGGACGGCGAATCCAAGAATAACAAGGACAAG ACGTACAAAGTCCTTGTATGGTGTAATGCCAAACTGCAAGTTTGGACCATGTGGTTCTATTTTGGATGATTCAGCAACCTCTCT GACCATTCCAGACCCTGGGAGTCAGAAGCTGAACTGGCACAAGCCCCCGCTGACCGTGCTCGTCATCAAGAAGATGCATGACGAGAATGCACTGTCTGCATTCACACAACTTGTCAAGTGGCTTATTCAG gagAAAAACATGGCTGTATATGTGGAAAAGGCTGTGTTTGATGATGCAATGTGCTCAGAAAACCCAGTGTGCCGGGGACTCCAAAAGcaaatcaaaacatttgaagaag AGAAGGATGAGTTGACCAACAAAATAGACTTTGTGATTTGTTTGGGAGGAGATGGTACACTACTGTATGCATCATCTCTATTCCAG GCCAGCATGCCTCCAGTTATGGCTTTCAACATGGGATCTTTGGGATTTCTGACACCATTCAGCTTCCAGGATTTCAAAGGACAAGTAACCCAAGTTCTTGAAG GTAATGCTGGATTACTTTTAAGATACAGACTAAAGTGTGTGATATGCAGGAAGGATTCACAAATGTCCAAAATACCACATGTAAAGCAAATTCAGAGATCTCACAGTACCGTTCAGTCCAAAACCCACATGCTT GTGTTCAATGAGGTGGTTGTGGACCGAGGACAGTCACCTTACCTGTGTAATATTGACCTATATGTGGAGGGCAAGCTTGTCACTACAGTACAAGGGGATG GTCTCATCATCTCTACCCCGACAGGAAGCACAGCCTACGCAGTGGCAGCTGGGGCCTCCATGGTCCACCCTAACGTCCCGGCTATTGTCATCACCCCAATCTGTCCCCACTCTCTCTCATTCCGACCAGTGGTTGTGCCAGCAGGAGTGGAAATCAAG ATTATGGTTTCTCCTGAGGCAAGGAATTCTGCTTGGGTGTCACTTGATGGGAGAAATAGACAGGAAATCTTTGAAGGAGACAG TGTTCGAATAACCACAGCTCAGTACCCTGTTCCATCTGTCTGTGCCAAGGATCAGATGGATGATTGGTTCGAGTCACTGGCAGAATGCTTGCACTGGAATGTTCGAAAACCTCAGAAACCAATGCCTACTCTTATAGACTCTCCAAGTACCAACAGTTTAACTGGGAACAGTGATAGCAGTAGCTAG
- the LOC105334457 gene encoding alpha-L-iduronidase isoform X4 → MSSLANGGRRKSNSESSSMDVEDEQIINKMVSFNISDNLTDESDGGSFVNGVKRRTANPRITRTRRTKSLYGVMPNCKFGPCGSILDDSATSLSHDNCYQLQRSTEKEKNSPPSIILPQFQDGCHNNHRMNYCVEKVVLVVCSLFTLVSLVNSLEYNLDINTNDVRNDLKHFWRSTGFCPPLPHKDAYKFDFSKDMQLNLALIGSLPHNGIQQVRIHWLLELVTVKQSNGNVTYDFTELDNLIGLLWSYGLKPGFELMGNPSGFFKDFDNSTQVYFWKDMVTQLALNYIDQFGLSEVMDWNFETWNEPDCHDFDDIKFSVQGFLNYYDACSEGLLAASSLLRFGGPGDGCDRPGNTKFSDALLNHIVNGTNFFTGKQGSRIDFLSYHRKGDGSSAKIYQSELQTASDISKKYPTLSKTPFYNDEADPMVGWSKNLLWRADSTYAAMVAKVITQHQNMILAKQPLLINYTLLSNDNAFLSYVPHQFTQRTLTARFQMNNTNTPYVQLVLKPVFMVMGALSLLGDKQLHTNLTVPDKLGTVVVGNDSTVGVLASLHVPYKGIPTSDAWQVTILIYSSNDTSLSTRADSITVSLNLNGSGDFAIVEYYINNMVSNPYGVWVKQGKPSFPSVQQFREMRFQEGLMSSKVQYFRSKKNAHVFKNPYSQLVQPGVILIHVCAKSKLPPDQVTEVVVHNITSGQVLLTWSDNCVNTKCILYYDVEFSNKTESGPYAKINNNSTSIITSYNFVPNVKVLSDAMVTGFYRIRAVDYFQRPGAYSLPVQYPNTL, encoded by the exons ATGAGCAGTCTCGCAAACGGTGGAAGGAGGAAAAGTAACTCGGAGTCAAGCTCAATGGATGTCGAGGACGagcaaattattaataaaatggttAGTTTTAATATAAGCGACAATTTAACAGACGAATCTGACGGTGGAAGTTTTGTTAATGGGGTGAAAAGGAGGACGGCGAATCCAAGAATAACAAGGACAAG ACGTACAAAGTCCTTGTATGGTGTAATGCCAAACTGCAAGTTTGGACCATGTGGTTCTATTTTGGATGATTCAGCAACCTCTCT GTCACATGACAACTGTTATCAACTACAGAGGAGtacagagaaagaaaaaaacagcCCTCCATCAATAATTCTCCCTCAATTTCAAGATGGATGCCATAATAACCACAGAATGAATTACTGTGTGGAAAAAGTTGTCCTTGTGGTCTGTAGCCTTTTCACTTTGGTATCTTTAGTCAATTCGCTAGAATATAATCTTGATATTAACACTAACGATGTCCGGAATGATCTGAAACATTTCTGGAGGAGTACAGGCTTTTGCCCACCCTTGCCTCATAAGGATGCTTACAAGTTTGATTTCAGCAAGGATATGCAGCTTAACTTGGCTCTGATTGGCTCACTTCCTCATAATGGAATCCAACAGGTGAGAATTCATTGGTTGTTGGAACTTGTAACAGTAAAGCAAAGCAATGGCAATGTGACGTATGATTTTACAGAACTGGATAATCTCATTGGCTTGCTCTGGAGCTATGGTTTAAAGCCAGGATTTGAACTAATGGGAAACCCATCAGGATTTTTCAAGGACTTTGATAACTCAACACAGGTGTACTTCTGGAAAGATATGGTGACCCAGTTAGCATTGAACTACATAGATCAGTTTGGCCTCAGTGAGGTTATGGATTGGAACTTTGAGACTTGGAATGAACCAGATTGTCATGATTTTGATGACATTAAGTTCTCTGTGCAGGGCTTTCTTAATTACTATGATGCTTGTTCAGAGGGTTTGTTAGCTGCTAGTTCCCTCCTGAGATTTGGGGGCCCAGGAGATGGGTGTGACAGACCAGGAAACACCAAGTTCTCTGATGCCCTTCTCAATCACATTGTCAATGGAACTAACTTTTTTACTGGCAAACAAGGCAGTAGAATAGACTTTTTATCATATCATAGGAAGGGAGATGGTTCCTCAGCCAAAATATACCAGAGTGAACTTCAAACAGCATCAGATATCTCTAAAAAGTATCCAACTCTCTCAAAGACCCCTTTCTATAATGACGAAGCAGATCCAATGGTTGGTTGGAGCAAAAATTTGCTATGGCGAGCAGATTCAACTTATGCTGCCATGGTTGCTAAAGTTATCACCCAACACCAAAACATGATACTGGCTAAGCAGCCACTGCTCATAAATTACACTTTGTTAAGTAatgacaatgcctttttaagcTATGTCCCACATCAATTTACTCAAAGAACATTAACAGCGAGATTTCAGATGAACAATACCAATACCCCATATGTTCAGTTGGTTTTGAAGCCAGTTTTTATGGTGATGGGTGCCTTGTCACTCTTAGGTGACAAACAGCTTCACACAAACTTGACCGTTCCAGACAAACTTGGCACTGTTGTGGTTGGAAATGATAGTACTGTGGGTGTTCTAGCAAGTCTTCATGTACCATACAAAGGTATTCCTACTTCAGATGCTTGGCAGGTCACCATTCTTATATACAGCAGCAATGACACCTCGCTCTCTACCAGGGCAGATTCTATCACTGTGAGTCTGAACTTAAATGGCTCTGGGGACTTTGCAATTGTCGAATATTACATAAACAACATGGTTTCCAATCCCTACGGTGTTTGGGTTAAACAAGGAAAACCTTCCTTTCCTTCTGTTCAACAATTCAGGGAAATGCGTTTCCAGGAAGGATTGATGTCTTCAAAAGTGCAATATTTCAGAAGCAAGAAAAATGCTCATGTTTTCAAAAATCCTTATTCACAACTTGTGCAGCCTGGAGTGATCCTAATCCATGTATGTGCCAAGTCCAAGCTTCCTCCAGATCAAGTGACGGAGGTGGTGGTTCACAACATCACATCCGGACAGGTTCTCTTGACTTGGTCGGATAATTGCGTGAACACTAAGTGTATTCTGTACTACGACGTGGAGTTTTCTAACAAGACAGAGAGTGGACCTTATGCGAAGATCAATAACAATAGCACCTCCATAATTACCTCTTATAATTTTGTGCCTAATGTGAAAGTTCTAAGTGATGCCATGGTGACAGGGTTTTACCGTATTCGAGCTGTGGACTATTTTCAGAGACCTGGAGCCTACTCTCTCCCAGTCCAGTACCCTAATACACTGTAA
- the LOC105334457 gene encoding alpha-L-iduronidase isoform X2, with protein MSSLANGGRRKSNSESSSMDVEDEQIINKMVSFNISDNLTDESDGGSFVNGVKRRTANPRITRTSQDVEKGRRTKSLYGVMPNCKFGPCGSILDDSATSLSHDNCYQLQRSTEKEKNSPPSIILPQFQDGCHNNHRMNYCVEKVVLVVCSLFTLVSLVNSLEYNLDINTNDVRNDLKHFWRSTGFCPPLPHKDAYKFDFSKDMQLNLALIGSLPHNGIQQVRIHWLLELVTVKQSNGNVTYDFTELDNLIGLLWSYGLKPGFELMGNPSGFFKDFDNSTQVYFWKDMVTQLALNYIDQFGLSEVMDWNFETWNEPDCHDFDDIKFSVQGFLNYYDACSEGLLAASSLLRFGGPGDGCDRPGNTKFSDALLNHIVNGTNFFTGKQGSRIDFLSYHRKGDGSSAKIYQSELQTASDISKKYPTLSKTPFYNDEADPMVGWSKNLLWRADSTYAAMVAKVITQHQNMILAKQPLLINYTLLSNDNAFLSYVPHQFTQRTLTARFQMNNTNTPYVQLVLKPVFMVMGALSLLGDKQLHTNLTVPDKLGTVVVGNDSTVGVLASLHVPYKGIPTSDAWQVTILIYSSNDTSLSTRADSITVSLNLNGSGDFAIVEYYINNMVSNPYGVWVKQGKPSFPSVQQFREMRFQEGLMSSKVQYFRSKKNAHVFKNPYSQLVQPGVILIHVCAKSKLPPDQVTEVVVHNITSGQVLLTWSDNCVNTKCILYYDVEFSNKTESGPYAKINNNSTSIITSYNFVPNVKVLSDAMVTGFYRIRAVDYFQRPGAYSLPVQYPNTL; from the exons ATGAGCAGTCTCGCAAACGGTGGAAGGAGGAAAAGTAACTCGGAGTCAAGCTCAATGGATGTCGAGGACGagcaaattattaataaaatggttAGTTTTAATATAAGCGACAATTTAACAGACGAATCTGACGGTGGAAGTTTTGTTAATGGGGTGAAAAGGAGGACGGCGAATCCAAGAATAACAAGGACAAG CCAAGATGTGGAAAAAGGGAG ACGTACAAAGTCCTTGTATGGTGTAATGCCAAACTGCAAGTTTGGACCATGTGGTTCTATTTTGGATGATTCAGCAACCTCTCT GTCACATGACAACTGTTATCAACTACAGAGGAGtacagagaaagaaaaaaacagcCCTCCATCAATAATTCTCCCTCAATTTCAAGATGGATGCCATAATAACCACAGAATGAATTACTGTGTGGAAAAAGTTGTCCTTGTGGTCTGTAGCCTTTTCACTTTGGTATCTTTAGTCAATTCGCTAGAATATAATCTTGATATTAACACTAACGATGTCCGGAATGATCTGAAACATTTCTGGAGGAGTACAGGCTTTTGCCCACCCTTGCCTCATAAGGATGCTTACAAGTTTGATTTCAGCAAGGATATGCAGCTTAACTTGGCTCTGATTGGCTCACTTCCTCATAATGGAATCCAACAGGTGAGAATTCATTGGTTGTTGGAACTTGTAACAGTAAAGCAAAGCAATGGCAATGTGACGTATGATTTTACAGAACTGGATAATCTCATTGGCTTGCTCTGGAGCTATGGTTTAAAGCCAGGATTTGAACTAATGGGAAACCCATCAGGATTTTTCAAGGACTTTGATAACTCAACACAGGTGTACTTCTGGAAAGATATGGTGACCCAGTTAGCATTGAACTACATAGATCAGTTTGGCCTCAGTGAGGTTATGGATTGGAACTTTGAGACTTGGAATGAACCAGATTGTCATGATTTTGATGACATTAAGTTCTCTGTGCAGGGCTTTCTTAATTACTATGATGCTTGTTCAGAGGGTTTGTTAGCTGCTAGTTCCCTCCTGAGATTTGGGGGCCCAGGAGATGGGTGTGACAGACCAGGAAACACCAAGTTCTCTGATGCCCTTCTCAATCACATTGTCAATGGAACTAACTTTTTTACTGGCAAACAAGGCAGTAGAATAGACTTTTTATCATATCATAGGAAGGGAGATGGTTCCTCAGCCAAAATATACCAGAGTGAACTTCAAACAGCATCAGATATCTCTAAAAAGTATCCAACTCTCTCAAAGACCCCTTTCTATAATGACGAAGCAGATCCAATGGTTGGTTGGAGCAAAAATTTGCTATGGCGAGCAGATTCAACTTATGCTGCCATGGTTGCTAAAGTTATCACCCAACACCAAAACATGATACTGGCTAAGCAGCCACTGCTCATAAATTACACTTTGTTAAGTAatgacaatgcctttttaagcTATGTCCCACATCAATTTACTCAAAGAACATTAACAGCGAGATTTCAGATGAACAATACCAATACCCCATATGTTCAGTTGGTTTTGAAGCCAGTTTTTATGGTGATGGGTGCCTTGTCACTCTTAGGTGACAAACAGCTTCACACAAACTTGACCGTTCCAGACAAACTTGGCACTGTTGTGGTTGGAAATGATAGTACTGTGGGTGTTCTAGCAAGTCTTCATGTACCATACAAAGGTATTCCTACTTCAGATGCTTGGCAGGTCACCATTCTTATATACAGCAGCAATGACACCTCGCTCTCTACCAGGGCAGATTCTATCACTGTGAGTCTGAACTTAAATGGCTCTGGGGACTTTGCAATTGTCGAATATTACATAAACAACATGGTTTCCAATCCCTACGGTGTTTGGGTTAAACAAGGAAAACCTTCCTTTCCTTCTGTTCAACAATTCAGGGAAATGCGTTTCCAGGAAGGATTGATGTCTTCAAAAGTGCAATATTTCAGAAGCAAGAAAAATGCTCATGTTTTCAAAAATCCTTATTCACAACTTGTGCAGCCTGGAGTGATCCTAATCCATGTATGTGCCAAGTCCAAGCTTCCTCCAGATCAAGTGACGGAGGTGGTGGTTCACAACATCACATCCGGACAGGTTCTCTTGACTTGGTCGGATAATTGCGTGAACACTAAGTGTATTCTGTACTACGACGTGGAGTTTTCTAACAAGACAGAGAGTGGACCTTATGCGAAGATCAATAACAATAGCACCTCCATAATTACCTCTTATAATTTTGTGCCTAATGTGAAAGTTCTAAGTGATGCCATGGTGACAGGGTTTTACCGTATTCGAGCTGTGGACTATTTTCAGAGACCTGGAGCCTACTCTCTCCCAGTCCAGTACCCTAATACACTGTAA